A region of Pyxidicoccus parkwaysis DNA encodes the following proteins:
- a CDS encoding serine hydrolase domain-containing protein, with amino-acid sequence MAVVHRGLRVGMALLASFMAPACGPETPAGNEPEVGELESGELNLEPGQSPLPPLNREALRLAIAHLPNEEVTGALVRVSGADGHWLGTSGTADIHTGAPIPTDARFRIGSMTKVFTATVVLQLAAEGRVDLDRPVQHYLPRLLPDGVFKPITVRQLLNYTHGLPGVPVPQKDPAWFFENRFRRFSPRELVALSLPAGPRFDPGTQQEYGNIGYIVAGLLIEKVTGRPYGEEVQTRILRPLHLRDTSVPGHDVTIPGPHAHGYEVVPPTEEGCPEGATAYGGRCLVDVTEASQSVPWAAGEMISTTADLDRFLVALFKGRLLPRAQLEEMFTVPDVPDVEGGRASFAAGLGRFVVNGYILWGKSGDRHGYNNGMGATRDLRRRLVFSVNTLRMGQDQPRISQRIIAAALTAPSQP; translated from the coding sequence ATGGCTGTCGTGCACCGTGGACTGCGGGTGGGCATGGCGTTGCTCGCGAGCTTCATGGCCCCCGCCTGCGGACCCGAGACGCCGGCCGGCAATGAGCCGGAAGTGGGTGAGCTGGAGTCGGGCGAGCTGAACCTGGAGCCGGGCCAGTCGCCCCTGCCGCCGCTGAACCGCGAGGCCCTGCGACTGGCCATCGCCCACCTGCCGAACGAAGAGGTAACGGGGGCCCTGGTCCGCGTGAGCGGCGCGGATGGGCACTGGCTCGGCACGTCCGGCACGGCGGACATCCACACCGGGGCACCGATTCCCACGGACGCGCGCTTCCGCATCGGCAGCATGACGAAGGTCTTCACCGCCACCGTGGTGCTGCAGCTCGCCGCCGAGGGACGCGTGGACCTGGACCGACCCGTGCAGCACTACCTGCCGCGCCTGTTGCCGGACGGCGTCTTCAAGCCCATCACCGTGCGGCAGTTGCTCAACTACACCCACGGCCTGCCCGGCGTGCCGGTGCCGCAGAAGGACCCGGCGTGGTTCTTCGAGAATCGCTTCCGCCGCTTCAGCCCTCGCGAGCTCGTCGCGCTGTCACTCCCGGCGGGGCCCCGCTTCGACCCGGGCACGCAGCAGGAGTACGGCAACATCGGCTACATCGTCGCGGGCCTGCTCATCGAGAAGGTGACGGGCCGGCCGTATGGAGAGGAGGTGCAGACGCGCATCCTCCGCCCGCTGCACCTGCGCGATACCTCCGTGCCCGGCCATGACGTGACGATTCCGGGGCCGCATGCGCACGGCTACGAAGTCGTGCCTCCGACGGAGGAGGGCTGCCCGGAGGGCGCCACTGCGTACGGTGGCCGGTGCCTGGTGGACGTCACCGAGGCCAGCCAGTCCGTGCCCTGGGCGGCGGGGGAGATGATTTCCACCACGGCCGACCTGGACCGCTTCCTCGTCGCGCTCTTCAAGGGGCGGCTGTTGCCGCGCGCGCAGCTCGAGGAGATGTTCACCGTGCCGGACGTGCCCGACGTGGAGGGCGGACGCGCCAGCTTCGCCGCGGGGCTGGGCCGCTTCGTCGTCAACGGCTACATCCTCTGGGGGAAGAGCGGCGACAGGCACGGCTACAACAACGGCATGGGCGCCACGCGGGACTTGCGGCGGCGGCTCGTCTTCTCGGTGAACACGCTGCGCATGGGGCAGGACCAGCCGCGCATCTCCCAGCGCATCATCGCCGCGGCGCTGACCGCGCCCTCGCAGCCGTAG
- a CDS encoding ATP-binding protein encodes MRRERQRRWLLLVGGGLALLGVVLAMFAWPGFSSDPLTPQERAWLESHDGKVVLGIFPESPPISFVNERGEFHGIGADYIALLEEKLGFRFHILPPRPISEVLTGVREGNVDVTEMLAPTPERSEYMDFTRPLVMIPTLIIVRRGTWDTLSLEQMRGLRIAVGERFGVHDFLAREYPQLHLVPTSSDVEGLRRLATGEVDALIADAATTSFLIERESLSNLHVAGEVPYQYELGLGVRKDSPILLGIIQKGFALITEDEKRTIRERWVFRWEHPFYEQTSFWRFVALAAGGVGLLVMGVMLWNKLLKQQVRARTAELSEANRRVSFLAEAGVSLSESLDAEKTLERLGELVVHRLADWCVIDVVRDGHVQRAAGAHVNPSKRPLLDELARRYPSHEGAPTLAGRVLRDGMPHLSTDFSDADLRASTESGEHARLVRELGARTILAVPLAIRGQTIGALTLAWGEHGRNYGAAELQLAQEVARRAAIAIDNARLYRQAQQAVRARDLFLQVAAHELRTPLTSHLLRLERSRRMLQGFEETPQKEQLAQELSMAARQARRLGTLTEQVLDVAQASSGSLELNPEEVDVCQLVQDVAKNLQEQLTACGARLELEARCPAVGWYDRLRLEAVVTNLLGNAIKFGRGQPIEVSVSSTKEGVRLSVRDHGIGLSREARGRIFEKFERAVSEQHYGGLGLGLYISRHIVESHGGVLSVESTPGEGSTFTVELPRQ; translated from the coding sequence ATGCGACGAGAACGGCAGAGACGCTGGCTGCTCCTCGTGGGAGGCGGGCTTGCCCTGCTCGGAGTCGTGCTGGCGATGTTCGCCTGGCCGGGCTTCTCCTCGGACCCGCTCACCCCGCAGGAGCGAGCGTGGCTGGAGAGCCATGATGGCAAGGTCGTCCTCGGAATCTTTCCCGAGTCCCCACCCATCTCCTTCGTGAACGAGCGCGGCGAGTTCCACGGGATTGGCGCGGACTACATCGCCCTGCTGGAGGAGAAGCTCGGGTTCAGGTTCCACATCCTCCCGCCCAGGCCCATCAGCGAGGTGCTGACGGGCGTGCGTGAAGGGAACGTGGATGTCACCGAGATGCTCGCCCCGACGCCGGAGCGCTCGGAGTACATGGACTTCACCCGGCCGCTCGTGATGATTCCCACGCTCATCATCGTGCGCCGGGGGACGTGGGACACCCTCTCGCTCGAGCAGATGCGCGGCCTTCGCATCGCCGTGGGCGAGCGCTTCGGCGTGCACGACTTCCTCGCGAGGGAATATCCCCAGCTCCACCTCGTCCCGACGTCCAGCGACGTCGAGGGCCTGAGGCGCCTCGCCACGGGAGAGGTCGACGCGCTCATCGCGGATGCCGCCACCACGTCCTTCCTGATTGAGCGCGAGTCGCTGTCCAACCTCCATGTCGCGGGCGAGGTCCCCTACCAGTACGAGCTCGGGCTGGGCGTCCGGAAGGACTCGCCCATCCTCCTCGGCATCATCCAGAAGGGCTTCGCCCTGATTACCGAGGACGAGAAGAGGACCATCCGCGAGCGCTGGGTCTTCCGCTGGGAGCACCCCTTCTACGAGCAGACCTCCTTCTGGCGGTTCGTCGCGCTCGCGGCCGGAGGCGTGGGCCTGCTGGTCATGGGGGTCATGCTCTGGAACAAGCTGCTGAAGCAGCAGGTGCGGGCGAGGACGGCCGAGCTCAGCGAGGCGAACCGCCGCGTCAGCTTCCTCGCCGAGGCAGGAGTTTCCCTGAGCGAGTCGCTCGACGCGGAGAAGACGCTGGAGCGCCTCGGGGAGCTGGTGGTGCACCGGCTCGCGGACTGGTGTGTGATTGACGTCGTGCGGGACGGGCACGTGCAGCGGGCGGCGGGAGCGCACGTCAACCCCTCGAAGCGACCGCTGCTCGACGAGCTAGCGAGGCGCTATCCCTCTCATGAGGGCGCCCCGACGCTCGCGGGCCGGGTGCTGCGTGACGGCATGCCGCACCTCAGCACCGACTTCTCTGACGCCGACCTGCGGGCCTCCACGGAGAGCGGCGAGCATGCCCGGCTCGTCCGAGAGCTCGGAGCCCGCACCATCCTGGCGGTCCCCCTCGCCATCCGGGGACAGACGATTGGAGCGCTGACCCTGGCCTGGGGCGAGCACGGACGGAACTACGGGGCCGCGGAGCTCCAGCTCGCACAGGAGGTGGCGCGCCGAGCGGCCATCGCCATCGACAACGCGCGGCTCTACCGGCAGGCGCAACAGGCCGTGCGCGCCAGGGACCTCTTCCTCCAGGTCGCCGCGCACGAATTGCGCACGCCGCTGACCTCGCACCTGCTGCGGCTCGAGCGCAGCCGCAGGATGCTTCAGGGCTTCGAGGAGACGCCCCAGAAGGAGCAGCTCGCACAGGAGCTGTCCATGGCCGCCCGGCAGGCCCGGCGGCTCGGCACCCTGACGGAGCAGGTGCTCGACGTCGCCCAGGCCAGCTCGGGGAGCCTCGAGCTGAACCCGGAGGAGGTGGACGTCTGCCAGCTCGTCCAGGACGTGGCGAAGAACCTCCAGGAGCAGCTCACCGCCTGCGGCGCACGGCTGGAGTTGGAGGCCCGGTGCCCCGCCGTCGGCTGGTACGACAGGCTCCGGCTGGAGGCGGTGGTGACCAACCTCCTCGGCAACGCCATCAAGTTCGGCAGGGGCCAGCCCATCGAGGTCTCCGTCTCCTCGACGAAGGAGGGCGTGCGGCTCTCCGTCAGGGACCACGGCATCGGGCTCTCCCGTGAAGCCCGGGGCCGCATCTTCGAGAAGTTCGAGCGGGCCGTGTCCGAGCAGCACTACGGAGGGCTCGGCCTGGGCCTCTACATCTCCCGCCACATCGTGGAGTCGCACGGAGGTGTGCTCTCCGTGGAGAGCACACCCGGCGAGGGCTCCACGTTCACCGTGGAGCTGCCGCGCCAGTAG
- a CDS encoding bifunctional alpha,alpha-trehalose-phosphate synthase (UDP-forming)/trehalose-phosphatase — translation MSRLLLVSNRLPVTVKAEKDSVSVVRSSGGLATGLSRPHERSGGLWLGWPGDVSRLTDAQRAQVESQLTGLRCVPLYLSASEVSRFYEGYSNRVLWPLCHYMLDRIPRQDRDWEIYRKVNERFADLVVRHYQPGDTIWVHDYQLMLVPGLLRQRLPGARIGYFHHIPFPSAEIFSTLPRRQELLKGLLGADLIGFHTVSYVRHFSGSLLRQLGLDTDIDRIIWDGREVRVGAFPMGIDVSAFEPLARDSGILEEVATLRRKAEGQRLLLGIDRLDYTKGIPRRLLAVQRLLEREPAWRGRLRFIQVAVPSRTQVDAYAAYREKVDELVGRINGTYGSVTNVPVHYLYRSFNERQLVGLYRAADVMLVTPVRDGMNLVAKEFCAARPDEDGVLVLSEFAGAAAEMDSALIVNAYDVEAMADAIETALEMPEDERRSRMRALREGVKARDVHWWAASFIDRLQGLKTMAEKGLKSGAEALALMKDAPRLHLLLDYDGTLVGFAPRPELASPDDALRELLAKLLARPSTSLSIVSGRPKETLEAWFGELPISLHAEHGLWSRTRPGQPWRMLEGVSFEWKARARPVLEAFCERVPGSFLEEKTASLAWHYRMVDPEFGANQARELRLLLMETFARQHMDVLPGDRVVEVRPHGVHKGRVVGEATEGLAPGTLVVAIGDDRTDEDLFAAMPPGGLTINAGQRPTRAAFRVNGPTEVRKLLQGLLS, via the coding sequence ATGTCCCGACTCCTGCTTGTCTCCAATCGTCTTCCCGTCACCGTCAAGGCGGAGAAGGACAGCGTCTCCGTGGTGCGCAGCTCTGGAGGCCTGGCCACCGGCCTGAGCCGCCCGCATGAGCGCTCCGGTGGCCTGTGGCTCGGCTGGCCCGGAGACGTCTCCCGGCTGACGGATGCCCAGCGCGCCCAGGTGGAGTCCCAGCTCACGGGCCTGCGCTGCGTGCCCCTGTACCTCAGCGCCAGCGAGGTGAGCCGCTTCTACGAGGGCTATTCCAACCGCGTCCTCTGGCCGCTGTGCCACTACATGTTGGACCGCATCCCCAGGCAGGACCGCGACTGGGAAATCTATCGCAAGGTGAACGAGCGCTTCGCCGACCTCGTGGTCCGCCACTACCAGCCCGGCGACACCATCTGGGTGCATGACTACCAGCTCATGCTGGTGCCCGGCCTGCTGCGCCAGCGGCTGCCCGGCGCGCGCATCGGCTACTTCCACCACATCCCCTTTCCGTCGGCGGAAATCTTCAGCACGCTCCCCCGCAGGCAGGAGCTGCTCAAGGGCCTGCTCGGGGCTGACCTCATCGGCTTCCACACGGTGAGCTACGTGCGGCACTTCTCGGGCTCGCTCTTGCGGCAGCTCGGGCTGGACACGGACATCGACCGCATCATCTGGGACGGCCGCGAGGTGCGCGTGGGGGCCTTCCCCATGGGCATCGACGTGTCGGCCTTCGAGCCGCTCGCCAGGGACTCCGGCATCCTGGAGGAGGTGGCCACGCTGCGCCGCAAGGCCGAGGGCCAGCGTCTGCTCCTGGGCATCGACCGGCTGGACTACACCAAGGGCATTCCCCGGCGGTTGCTCGCGGTGCAGCGCTTGCTGGAGCGCGAGCCCGCCTGGCGCGGGCGCCTGCGCTTCATCCAGGTGGCCGTGCCCAGCCGCACGCAGGTGGATGCCTATGCCGCCTACCGCGAGAAGGTGGACGAGCTGGTGGGCCGCATCAACGGCACGTACGGCAGCGTCACCAACGTGCCGGTGCATTACCTGTACCGCTCGTTCAATGAACGGCAGCTGGTGGGGCTGTACCGCGCGGCGGATGTCATGCTCGTCACGCCGGTGCGCGACGGCATGAATCTGGTGGCCAAGGAGTTCTGCGCGGCCCGCCCGGACGAGGACGGCGTGCTGGTGCTCAGCGAGTTCGCCGGCGCCGCCGCGGAGATGGACAGCGCGCTCATCGTCAACGCGTACGACGTGGAGGCCATGGCGGACGCGATTGAGACCGCGCTGGAGATGCCCGAGGACGAGCGCCGCAGCCGGATGCGCGCCCTGCGCGAGGGCGTGAAGGCCCGCGACGTCCACTGGTGGGCGGCCAGCTTCATCGACCGGCTCCAGGGACTGAAGACGATGGCGGAGAAGGGGCTGAAGAGCGGGGCTGAGGCGCTGGCGCTGATGAAGGACGCACCCCGGTTGCACCTGCTGCTGGACTACGACGGTACCCTGGTGGGCTTCGCGCCCCGGCCGGAGCTGGCCTCGCCGGATGACGCGCTGCGGGAGTTGCTGGCGAAGCTGCTGGCGCGGCCCAGTACGTCGCTGAGCATCGTCAGCGGCCGGCCGAAGGAGACGCTGGAGGCGTGGTTCGGCGAGCTGCCCATCAGCCTGCACGCGGAGCATGGGCTCTGGTCCCGCACGCGGCCGGGCCAGCCGTGGCGGATGCTGGAGGGGGTGTCCTTCGAGTGGAAGGCGCGCGCGCGGCCCGTGCTGGAGGCGTTCTGCGAGCGGGTGCCGGGCTCCTTCCTGGAGGAGAAGACGGCGTCGCTGGCGTGGCACTACCGGATGGTGGACCCGGAGTTCGGCGCCAACCAGGCGCGCGAGCTGCGTCTCTTGTTGATGGAGACCTTCGCCAGGCAGCACATGGACGTGCTGCCTGGAGACCGCGTGGTGGAGGTGCGGCCTCATGGCGTGCACAAGGGCCGCGTGGTGGGCGAGGCCACGGAGGGGCTCGCGCCAGGCACGCTGGTGGTCGCCATTGGCGATGACCGCACGGACGAGGATTTGTTCGCGGCCATGCCTCCGGGCGGGCTCACCATCAACGCGGGCCAGAGGCCCACGCGCGCCGCGTTCCGCGTGAATGGGCCCACGGAGGTCCGCAAGCTGCTCCAGGGACTGTTGTCCTGA
- a CDS encoding DUF3857 domain-containing protein, translating to MSRFTLLAAIFVLTCPLWAQAKPAADETARVYAAEALKQASSPRGAATLVRMHGLLDDVEDLTPLISTYAQIASRRTSDPNTRATAQMLLLDAERARGRLVRANEVRQWLGFVGDYYVVGGFENEGKAGCDTDFGPEAANLDLAATYPGAKGREATWRKLTANTTDGYVDLATAVRPNRETVAYAVTWLEASNETRVSMGVGTSGAFRLWVNGQLAAKEDRYNLPRPDQSRVSVKLRKGLNRVLVKVCQESGPLGFYLRQESPSVRASLPPKAPALERGAPPAPQPLPTLTSSLRALVEKNPGDAALRGDYARVLGFFRAYDEREHTATVEATRAAEATPNDAGLQLLAANLQRDDLNERRRFLEAALKADPDFAEARVALADHELDRGHPERVEALVTPVLQKDPDHAAARLMLARAAEALDERPRASALVEEAFRRQPRVPRAVRAAAQASRQLGRNREAMDRMRVVLALRFDDVNTRRGLASLLADSGQVEAAQREYAQLVTLNPFDNGARVRLAELKANNGAVEEAVALFAEARALSPDEPEVYEREGRALLAAGRREPALAAFEKSLVLRPQNPGLKETLRALKGESSGAGMQYLVDTKGLEKEAEAYVHEDAVYLADSNYVRVQKSGLSSRLTQMVVKVLNARGVDSFRMFPITYSPDRQEVRILKARVVKADGSVVESYGENDRNINEPWTGMYYDARAKVLTFPSLAAGDTLELTYRLDDSAQDNLLSDYWGDVESVQGVYPKVRFQYLVDMPKERPLYWNKSKLAGIQSAQETVDGGRVLYRWNAKHVSKVVPEPGMPGWAEVAQNLHVSTYQTWDQVGRYWWGLVRDQLQPNAELRQTVDQVLQGVDRKDDLAVIRAIYSFVVTNTRYVALEFGIHGYKPYRVDRVLARRFGDCKDKASLIHAMLRVAGVDSRLVLLRMRNLGAIGEEPASLAAFNHAIAYVPKYDLYLDGTAEFHGAKELPSADRVANVLVVDPNGKSTFLTTPEAKAEENATRLTLDVALSANGAAQVTGASTVAGESAPDYRRAYRPEATRKSTFERAWAQSFPGLTVQEVKLSDTTKLDDDVALDFKMNIPRYAEVLPNGMRFLPFGTGRTYQQAYASLAERRFDLVMQGPWLNSFTLRYALPSGWSVTELPQAVDETTKFGYVKLHYRVDGGKLVAEGEMALTAARVKADDYAEFREFLGRVDRAFGRRVLIQGPGSRTASAAQ from the coding sequence ATGTCCCGCTTCACATTGCTGGCCGCGATTTTCGTGCTCACCTGCCCGCTCTGGGCGCAGGCGAAGCCCGCGGCGGACGAGACGGCCCGCGTCTACGCGGCCGAGGCACTGAAGCAGGCGTCCTCCCCCCGTGGCGCCGCCACCCTGGTGCGGATGCACGGGTTGCTGGACGACGTGGAGGACCTGACGCCGCTCATCAGCACGTACGCGCAGATTGCGTCGCGGCGCACGTCGGACCCGAACACGCGCGCCACCGCGCAGATGCTGCTGCTCGACGCCGAGCGCGCCCGTGGCCGGCTGGTGCGGGCCAACGAGGTGAGGCAGTGGCTGGGCTTCGTGGGCGACTACTACGTCGTCGGCGGCTTCGAGAACGAGGGCAAGGCCGGCTGTGACACGGACTTCGGCCCCGAGGCCGCCAACCTGGACCTGGCCGCCACCTACCCGGGCGCCAAGGGCCGCGAGGCGACGTGGCGCAAGCTGACCGCGAACACCACGGACGGCTACGTGGACCTCGCCACCGCCGTGCGCCCCAACCGCGAGACGGTGGCCTACGCCGTCACGTGGCTGGAGGCGTCCAACGAGACGCGCGTGTCCATGGGCGTGGGCACCTCGGGCGCATTCCGCCTGTGGGTCAACGGCCAGCTCGCCGCGAAGGAGGACCGCTACAACCTGCCGCGCCCGGACCAGTCCCGCGTGTCCGTGAAGCTGCGCAAGGGCCTCAACCGCGTCCTCGTGAAGGTGTGCCAGGAGTCCGGCCCGCTGGGCTTCTACCTGCGCCAGGAGTCTCCGTCCGTGCGCGCGTCGTTGCCGCCCAAGGCCCCCGCCCTGGAGCGCGGCGCCCCGCCCGCGCCGCAGCCGCTGCCCACCCTCACCTCCTCGCTGCGCGCGCTGGTGGAGAAGAACCCCGGCGACGCGGCGCTGCGCGGCGACTACGCCCGCGTGCTGGGCTTCTTCCGCGCCTATGACGAGCGCGAGCACACCGCCACCGTGGAGGCCACCCGCGCCGCCGAGGCCACGCCCAACGACGCGGGCCTCCAGCTGCTCGCGGCGAACCTGCAGCGCGACGACCTGAACGAGCGCCGCCGCTTCCTGGAGGCCGCGCTGAAGGCGGACCCGGACTTCGCCGAGGCGCGCGTGGCGCTGGCGGACCACGAGCTGGACCGCGGCCACCCGGAGCGCGTGGAGGCGCTGGTGACGCCGGTGCTGCAAAAGGACCCGGACCATGCCGCCGCGCGGCTGATGCTGGCCCGCGCCGCCGAGGCGCTGGACGAGCGCCCGCGCGCGAGCGCGCTGGTGGAGGAGGCCTTCCGCCGTCAGCCCCGCGTGCCCCGTGCGGTGCGCGCCGCGGCGCAGGCGTCCCGGCAGCTCGGCCGCAACCGCGAGGCCATGGACCGCATGCGCGTGGTGCTGGCGCTGCGCTTCGACGACGTGAATACGCGCCGCGGCCTCGCCTCGCTGCTGGCGGACTCCGGTCAGGTGGAGGCCGCGCAGCGTGAGTACGCGCAGCTCGTCACCCTCAACCCCTTCGACAACGGCGCGCGCGTGCGGCTGGCGGAGCTGAAGGCCAACAACGGCGCGGTGGAGGAGGCGGTGGCCCTCTTCGCCGAGGCCCGCGCCCTGTCTCCCGACGAGCCCGAGGTGTACGAGCGCGAGGGCCGCGCCCTGCTGGCCGCCGGCCGCCGCGAGCCGGCGCTGGCCGCCTTCGAGAAGTCGCTGGTGCTGCGCCCGCAGAACCCGGGCCTGAAGGAGACCCTGCGCGCGCTCAAGGGCGAGTCGTCCGGCGCGGGCATGCAGTACCTGGTGGACACCAAGGGGCTGGAGAAGGAGGCCGAGGCCTACGTCCACGAGGACGCCGTGTACCTGGCGGACAGCAACTACGTGCGCGTGCAGAAGAGCGGCCTGTCCAGCCGCCTGACGCAGATGGTGGTGAAGGTGCTCAACGCGCGCGGCGTGGACTCGTTCCGCATGTTCCCCATCACCTACTCGCCGGACCGCCAGGAGGTGCGCATCCTCAAGGCCCGCGTGGTGAAGGCGGACGGCTCCGTGGTGGAGAGCTACGGCGAGAACGACCGCAACATCAACGAGCCGTGGACGGGCATGTACTACGACGCCCGCGCCAAGGTGCTGACCTTCCCCTCGCTGGCCGCTGGCGACACGCTGGAGCTGACGTACCGCCTGGACGACTCCGCGCAGGACAACCTGCTGTCGGACTACTGGGGTGACGTGGAGAGCGTGCAGGGCGTCTACCCGAAGGTGCGCTTCCAGTACCTCGTGGACATGCCGAAGGAGCGGCCCCTCTACTGGAACAAGAGCAAGCTTGCCGGCATCCAGAGCGCGCAAGAGACGGTGGACGGCGGCCGCGTGCTCTACCGGTGGAACGCGAAGCACGTGTCCAAGGTGGTGCCGGAGCCGGGCATGCCGGGCTGGGCGGAAGTCGCGCAGAACCTCCACGTCTCCACGTACCAGACGTGGGACCAGGTGGGCCGCTACTGGTGGGGCCTCGTGCGAGATCAGCTCCAGCCCAACGCGGAGCTGCGGCAGACGGTGGACCAGGTGCTCCAGGGCGTGGACCGCAAGGACGACCTGGCCGTGATTCGCGCCATCTACAGCTTCGTGGTGACGAACACGCGCTACGTGGCGCTGGAGTTCGGCATCCACGGCTACAAGCCGTACCGCGTGGACCGCGTGCTGGCGCGCCGCTTCGGCGACTGCAAGGACAAGGCGAGCCTCATCCACGCCATGCTGCGCGTGGCGGGCGTGGACAGCAGGCTGGTGCTGCTGCGCATGCGCAACCTGGGCGCCATCGGCGAGGAGCCGGCGAGCCTCGCGGCCTTCAACCACGCCATTGCCTACGTGCCCAAGTATGACCTGTACCTGGACGGCACGGCGGAGTTCCACGGCGCGAAGGAGCTGCCCAGCGCGGACCGCGTGGCCAACGTGCTGGTGGTGGACCCGAACGGCAAGAGCACCTTCCTCACCACCCCCGAGGCGAAGGCCGAGGAGAACGCCACGCGCCTGACGCTGGACGTGGCGCTGAGCGCGAACGGCGCGGCGCAGGTGACGGGCGCGAGCACGGTGGCGGGCGAGAGCGCGCCGGACTACCGCCGGGCGTACCGTCCGGAGGCCACGCGTAAGTCCACCTTCGAGCGCGCGTGGGCGCAGAGCTTCCCGGGCCTGACGGTGCAGGAGGTGAAGCTGAGCGACACCACGAAGCTGGACGACGACGTGGCGCTGGACTTCAAGATGAACATTCCGCGCTACGCGGAGGTGCTGCCCAACGGGATGCGCTTCCTGCCCTTCGGCACGGGCCGCACGTACCAGCAGGCGTACGCGTCGCTCGCCGAGCGCCGCTTCGACCTGGTGATGCAGGGTCCGTGGCTGAACAGCTTCACGCTGCGCTACGCGCTGCCGTCGGGATGGTCCGTGACGGAGCTACCGCAGGCGGTGGATGAGACCACGAAGTTCGGCTACGTGAAGCTGCACTACCGCGTGGACGGCGGCAAGCTGGTGGCCGAGGGCGAGATGGCCCTCACCGCCGCGCGCGTGAAGGCGGATGACTACGCCGAGTTCAGGGAGTTCCTCGGCCGGGTGGACCGCGCCTTCGGCCGCCGCGTGCTCATCCAGGGCCCGGGCAGCCGCACCGCGTCCGCGGCGCAGTAG
- a CDS encoding chemotaxis protein CheW, which yields MMNAGTQATAEPYLHFVVGGEHYAAPTARVAGVVPEASLEPVKDAPAHVRGVLVQEGEAVPVVDLSRLLGQALRSQRARPTVVLAQVRCCGEPLRLGLAVDGVGAPLELSERDMVPAPSFGAAMPVDFLVGMGRHGEGLVLLMDVERVLSETQLHSAIQLASPGSPKSHGV from the coding sequence ATGATGAACGCCGGCACACAGGCGACAGCCGAGCCGTACCTCCACTTCGTCGTGGGGGGTGAGCACTACGCCGCGCCCACCGCGCGCGTGGCCGGAGTGGTCCCCGAGGCCAGCCTGGAGCCGGTGAAGGACGCACCGGCCCATGTGCGCGGCGTGCTCGTGCAGGAGGGCGAGGCCGTGCCGGTGGTGGACCTCTCCCGCCTGCTGGGCCAGGCACTGCGCAGCCAGCGCGCGCGGCCCACGGTGGTGCTGGCCCAGGTGCGCTGCTGCGGCGAGCCCCTGCGGCTGGGCCTCGCGGTGGACGGCGTGGGCGCGCCGCTGGAGCTCTCCGAGCGGGACATGGTGCCCGCGCCCTCCTTCGGCGCCGCCATGCCGGTGGACTTCCTGGTGGGCATGGGCCGCCACGGCGAGGGACTGGTGCTGCTCATGGACGTGGAGCGCGTCCTCTCCGAGACGCAGCTCCACTCCGCCATCCAGCTCGCGTCGCCCGGCAGTCCCAAGAGCCACGGCGTATAG